The following proteins are encoded in a genomic region of Asterias amurensis chromosome 5, ASM3211899v1:
- the LOC139937537 gene encoding activin receptor type-2A-like, with the protein MAHLFSYTSCVMCKTILGLCLFYSILLKCASGASVNVALSTVSCLHYNSQTCLSNDTNCHSIRSCSEEYDTEDPDFDEMDPHKCFVLWHNTTDGAEVIMRGCWQSTDCIESERCVSQEDSTENNRYFCCCSGDLCNQDFIHDPRPRPISTEDPIQDNIAVSKKQNQNNIILTTVLYTLVPITAFTVIVISVYWMCRRYRYSLLTSVPNSEPSPLSPPSPVLGHRPIQLLEIKARGRFGAVWKAQMGHQHVAVKVFPMQDRLSWITEQEIYSIPQLRHENILYFIGTERHGEGMAQELWLITEYHPNGSLSDFLKGNLITWGDLCKISLSMAYGLAYLHEDLPANTMYSAKPAVAHRDFKSKNVLLKSDMSACVADFGLACKFEAGKSPGDTHGQVGTRRYMAPEVLEGAIQFQRDAFLRIDMYACGLVLWEIASRCTAQEGPVDEYMLPFEEEVGQAPTLEDMQDIVVSKKLRPVFRESWLKHSGMQLLYETVEECWDHDSEARLSAGCVEERLGQLLRYNSYTAPLISLTPTAPKESSL; encoded by the exons ATGGCACACCTATTCAGCTACACATCTTGTGTTATGTGCAAGACAATTCTTGGTCTTTGCCTGTTTTATTCAA TCTTACTCAAATGCGCTTCGGGAGCAAGCGTCAATGTAGCTCTGTCGACAGTGTCTTGTTTACACTATAACTCTCAAACGTGTCTGAGCAATGACACCAACTGCCATAGCATACGCTCATGCAGCGAAGAGTATGACACTGAGGACCCAGACTTTGATGAGATGGATCCCCACAAATGCTTTGTGCTGTGGCACAACACGACGGATGGGGCCGAGGTGATCATGAGGGGTTGCTGGCAGAGCACCGACTGCATCGAGTCGGAGAGGTGCGTGTCCCAGGAAGACAGCACCGAAAACAACCGCTACTTTTGCTGCTGCTCAGGTGATCTGTGCAATCAGGACTTCATTCATGACCCGAGACCGAGGCCGATTTCAACTGAAGATCCTA ttcAAGACAATATCGCCGTCTCGAAGAAGCAAAACCAGAACAACATCATCCTGACGACTGTGCTGTACACACTGGTCCCGATCACCGCGTTCACAGTCATCGTCATCAGTGTGTATTGGATGTGTCGACGCTATCGATACTCACTACTCACATCGGTACCAAACAGCGAACCTAGCCCCCTCTCCCCTCCGTCCCCTGTCCTCGGTCATCGCCCCATCCAGCTTCTGGAGATCAAAGCTAGAGGGCGCTTCGGGGCCGTGTGGAAAGCACAGATGGGCCACCAGCACGTCGCCGTGAAGGTGTTCCCGATGCAAGATCGGCTGTCTTGGATCACGGAGCAGGAGATCTACTCCATCCCGCAGCTGCGCCACGAGAACATTCTGTATTTTATTGGGACGGAGCGGCACGGGGAGGGCATGGCCCAGGAGCTGTGGCTGATCACGGAGTACCACCCCAACGGCTCTCTCAGCGACTTCCTCAAGGGGAACCTCATCACGTGGGGAGATCTGTGCAAGATCTCGCTCTCTATGGCCTACGGGCTGGCCTACCTACACGAAGACTTGCCGGCCAACACTATGTATAGCGCCAAACCGGCTGTTGCGCACAGGgactttaaaagtaaaaatgtCCTCTTGAAGAGTGACATGTCGGCGTGCGTCGCCGACTTTGGCTTGGCCTGTAAATTTGAAGCTGGTAAAAGTCCCGGAGACACCCACGGACAG GTGGGAACAAGGCGGTACATGGCCCCAGAGGTGTtggagggcgctattcaatTCCAGAGGGATGCGTTCCTGCGTATTGATATGTACGCCTGCGGTTTGGTGCTGTGGGAGATAGCATCAAGATGCACTGCTCAGGAAG GTCCTGTGGATGAATACATGCTGCCATTTGAGGAGGAGGTTGGTCAAGCACCAACCCTTGAGGACATGCAGGACATCGTGGTGTCCAAGAAACTACGGCCAGTCTTCCGGGAAAGCTGGCTCAAACATTCA GGTATGCAGCTCCTGTACGAGACTGTCGAGGAATGCTGGGACCATGACTCCGAGGCCCGTCTGTCGGCAGGCTGCGTCGAGGAGAGACTGGGCCAGCTACTTCGCTACAACTCCTACACGGCACCGCTGATCTCCCTAACTCCAACTGCCCCCAAGGAATCTAGTCTCTGA